atatatatatatatatatatatatatatatatatatatatatatatatatatatatatatatatatatatattggagaATGGAGATTGAAGAAAGTAAATGTACCTGGTGATAACGCAGAAGGAGCTTCACCGCCGCTAGATGCTGGTGCTCCTGCTGATGATCCTTCTGGTGCTCCTGCTGGCGATCCTTCTGGTGCTCCTGCTGGCGATCCAGCCACTGCcacaaataattaatatattatttgaataattaatttgatcCGCAGAGCAAAGATTTTTACCATTATATCTCTATTTAAGTTtgcgatattttttcaaaatgagGCCctttattatatcaaaagataaacaaaatcaagaaaaataatttaagataaAATGTTTTTAccattatattctaaaattatttcaaatgcacaaaaaattaataaacaaaccATTTAAAAAGTGTTGTTCAAAACTGAGTGAATACACCATTTAGTATTTGAGGCCCCTTATTTTTGGGTGTTTAGGCGGTCGATCTACTAAACTTGACTCTTTTCCCAAAATATtgcaatttaggaaaataattcccactttataTCAATGGGAAAAGTAATTCCGCATCTACCGTCCACGTAAGATGAACTTTCTTTTTTGGgttttctcacttatacccacgtactAAAAATTTTCAGTtgtacccaataaatttaccaattctcaattgtacccaataattagtaggtttttctcacttatacctacgtacttttaaaaattctcagttGTACCCAATgaatttaccaattctcatttgtacccaataattagtagggtttttctcacttaCACCCACGTACTCATGTTGGTAGCTGAAGCTGTTCAAACTTTGATCTTGGCtgacttttgttattattacatcaaaaggtaattaagcttattttttgaactaaTAACTTTTACGTTTCGTTTAATTATTGGTATTAGAACgtgtaaatgataatgaaaatttaagctAAATTTGCAAGAAAAAAACACGTGAAGGCTATTGATCATACTTGTCTTACTCTagtaatcattttttttataaaattcagtAAAATATTTGTGGGAAAATAGTAACCACATGTGATCTCATATCGAAGAATTAGAGAGGATTAGACAAGAATATAAACTTAATGGACTACTCCTTTTACTAATTGATTTTAGAATGAAAATTAATCGCACTTGTGTGCAATCAGCTCTCATGAGAAATTTATCAACACTTAATTGTGGATAAAACTTACATCGCCATGAAAATAACATATTACGAAAATTTACTCAAAGTCATTTTATTACCGTTGTTTAGTATTTACCATTAAATGGACCGTTAAAGTCGCTACAACTTATTGAGATTGCTAATCCTTTAgattttgataatattttgtAGAGTTTTTCTAACTTATACtcacgtacttttaaaaattctcagctgtacccaataaatttaccCACAACTTAACAACAGTTATCTTTGGGTTTGGTGGGAAATTTCCTTCCAAATGTCACGTGACTATAATCCCCAACACTTCATTTCCACCTTCCttcatcattttcaaatttcttcttcacTGAGCAATTCTAAAATGGTTACTGTTCAAagagtaatttaaaaaaaaagagttgatATAAGCCATATTCACATTATAATGCTACTggaaattctaaaaaaaattcaaaaaatattactaacgccttaaataaatctaattaaCTGTTGTTAAGTTGTCATTAAAAAACGGTTATTGTtgctaaattaatactaattattgggtacaattgagaattggtaaatttattgggtacagctgaaaatttttaaaagtacgtgggtataagtgagaaaaaccctactaattattgggtacaaatgagaattggtaaatttattgggtacaattgagaattggtaaatttattgggtacaactgagaatttttaaaagtacgtgggtataagtgagaaaaaccctactaattattgggtacaattgagaattggtaaatttattgggtacagctgagaatttttaaaagtacgtgggtataagtgagaaaatccctactaattattgggtacaattgagaattggtaaatttattgggtacaactgagaatttttaaaagtacgtgggtataagtttattaattattgggtacaattgagaattggtaaatttattgggtacagctgagaatttttaaaagtacgtggatataagtgagaaaaaccctaTTAATTATTaggtacaattgagaattggtaaatttattgggtacaattgaaaatttacaattttattttttttaattatttcagaTAAACTGGCGACTAAAACTAGGTAGGGAACTAGTAGTGTTTGGGGACTAAATGGTGACACAGAGCTTTGGTCGCCATTGGCGACTCAATGGCTACTCAATTTATTTGGTCGCTACTAGCGACCTAGTGGTGACAAAACAGTTTTTGCCGACTAATTTTAACGCGACTTGAGGGATATGTCACCATTTGGCTGCGAAATTAATTTTGCCTCCTATTAAGCGACTTATTCCTTGATCGTcaactataatttttttgtagtgcGCTATAGTAACTCGTTGGGTCAATAGAACACGTTCAATATCTGGAGTGTTTTGACCTGAAACTAATTTGAACCGAAAATGACCCAATCAGAAAATGACCAAATAGAAATGAGCGCACTCGAAAATCGCCCGAACGACAATTTTCCCAGATCCACATGTGagtaatttaaatataattaattaaattgaactaaaatttaacattaaattaaatttaatgaaaatacccgttttaatattaaaaattgtaaaataaaattaattaataaataatatttaccattTAGGTGTAGTAAAAAAACATTGGAATTATTAGATTTAATTTTGCGGAAGACTTCAGTCACATTATGTGCTAATTTTGTAGGCCAGGTTAGCAAACTtgaattgtattattattagataTTCTAATTCGAAAACACACAAAtgtttgataattgatatttCTTTTACCTCTttcaatttacattattttttattttagtttacttattattttacattattttttttttttgataatgtcaaattatttttctcttaatcttattttcaaatttattatttttactaactACTTATTTCtatgttcatttatttttttttttatcttattcactAATATAACTTCTCtttctaataaatttaataaaaataattggaGACATTCTAATAGAGACAGAATTTGGTAGTGAGGGACCGAGAGTGTAGTTCCTCACCTAAATCTAAGTTTAACATTTAGGCGCAATTAAGACTAAATTCGGTATTGATATTTATTACACGAATCTACCtgtatttaacattttattaattaatgatGTCCATACATTTAACCCaattaattttctattaaatttttaattccaCCATGCTTTCATCATAGACTAATGGATCCAACCACAACAATATACCATTTCACATTTATTAAGAAAGATAGTTTTAATATCTCTATATTATaatctttttaaactttttatattatctgttaattatcatattatatttttatactaaACAATTAAATATACATTCATTGTTTTGCAATTTCTATGAATTTATAACATTTTAAATATGACAGAGGGAGTAAGAAATTAAATATGTGCATTATCTCTTATAAATAAAGAGCACCGACAGTATATTTAACTCATTGATGGATAACAATTACTTCaacatttcttatttatttatgaaattttgaataaattactTCTATATTTCTTTAAATTATGCCACACAAAGTAAATTAAAGGAGTTTGTTATGAATTCATCGTccacattaaatttattataattttgtgTATTTAGCGTAAATATACTGattattagaatatataacatattatgtaATCTTAATCATCAtaatcaactcaattaaaaatttaaacgaGTAGTTACACTTCCaacatatgttatatactaaatttacaagaaaaaatataatgtgaataatttaatgGAATGTTAGAAGTACAGCGTAGCAAATTTTCCTCACAAATGAACACCAATAAaagcaactaataaaaataaaatttaagaaccaaaaaatatcaattaattGAATATGTAAAACAGTAAATTATTAAGTAGTCATATTGTTTTGATTACGATTAACAGCTTGAATAAATTCAGAATTTAGAAGAAAATAGTGGAAAAATAAGTGAAAGAAGAAAGAAACATACTTGAACACAAGCTAATATCAGGAGTATCAAGCTTACAAAGAGAAGGCAGTTTAAGAGCTCTATTAAGATCCAAATCAAAATCCTTTGTTTTTCCAAGCAATTCACACAAACAAATTGGGTTTGTATCCAACAAAGCAGCAAGTTCTGGGCAACAATTCTTGTCTGGTTTAGTCAAATTACTCCCTTTCTGACCATATGATAAACAATCTGACATATTTAATAGCAAATTCATACAATCATCCCCCGGAGCACTACCCGTTGGAGAACCCCCCATCATCATCGGGGCCGGAGCCAGAGCCGGAGTGGGGGATTGTCCTTTCCCATTTTGGATTGAAACTAAGCAAATTATCACAATTACCCAAATCGTAGTTTTACCGAATACCCCCATTTTTTATTGCTTCCCCTGTTTTTTTGCTCTGTTTTCCTCTGTTCTTGCTATGATTTTGGTGAGTGTTTATAGTGTGAGTTTGTTTTTAGGAGAGAAATGAAAAATCGAGGTGGAATGTGAAAATATAAGTGGGTCtttagtataaaataaaatggtgGGTATTTGAATTTAATGTAAGTTGAAACAATCATAAATGAGAAACCAACTTCTAACAATCTAACTacttaatctcaaaaaaaaaaagaaaaacaatctaGCTACTTGTATATTCATCTCTAGGGGGGCGTAAGTCATATGGTGAAAAACTGAAcaccaaatcaaaccaaattgaagaagtaatttggtttgactatattttaaatttggtttgaattgaactaaattttaattataattcgaTGTTCGGTTTGGACTCAGTTTAGGGTCCAATAAAACCGAAAGAAAAAACGAAATATTAAAGGCTTGCTATATCTTCCATTTgattcatttgaatttttgcccttattttctgatttttgttaaaagttttttacttgttcaaattaaaaattctaaaattattaaaatctatTTAGGAGCTTTAGAAAGAATAAGTTTG
The sequence above is drawn from the Amaranthus tricolor cultivar Red isolate AtriRed21 chromosome 5, ASM2621246v1, whole genome shotgun sequence genome and encodes:
- the LOC130814222 gene encoding non-specific lipid transfer protein GPI-anchored 2-like, which translates into the protein MGVFGKTTIWVIVIICLVSIQNGKGQSPTPALAPAPMMMGGSPTGSAPGDDCMNLLLNMSDCLSYGQKGSNLTKPDKNCCPELAALLDTNPICLCELLGKTKDFDLDLNRALKLPSLCKLDTPDISLCSMAGSPAGAPEGSPAGAPEGSSAGAPASSGGEAPSALSPGGISPDAAATAKGKNGASSVDVTVAYVVSSLAIAFTLLKL